A section of the Marinoscillum sp. 108 genome encodes:
- a CDS encoding LytTR family DNA-binding domain-containing protein, with product MEKIRVLIIEDEADQADELKVFLEKGGYSVCGIADNLTEGLGLFYALKPDLVVADIYLKGNPEGISFAERMGENMNTARPLIFLTQHADFETFRQAKLVSPYSYLLKPFNPLELQYAIELAMEKFASQPGGLSIKENALLMEESLFVKHKQSLIKIPISNIEYVEVDGKYCKINAREGSFLVQLSLVKMEEKLQAYHFLRIHRNYIINLNEIRQIHLTDNQVILNGERALPVSHTYKDILMKRFDVLR from the coding sequence ATGGAAAAAATAAGAGTTTTGATCATTGAAGATGAGGCCGACCAGGCCGATGAGCTTAAGGTGTTTCTGGAAAAGGGAGGGTATTCAGTTTGCGGGATAGCTGATAACCTGACAGAGGGACTTGGCCTCTTTTATGCATTGAAGCCTGACCTGGTTGTGGCCGATATCTATTTGAAGGGCAATCCGGAGGGTATTTCCTTTGCAGAAAGAATGGGTGAGAACATGAATACCGCCAGACCATTGATTTTTCTCACCCAGCATGCAGATTTTGAGACATTTAGACAGGCTAAACTTGTGTCCCCTTACAGCTATCTCCTGAAGCCTTTCAATCCATTGGAGCTCCAGTATGCCATAGAACTGGCCATGGAGAAATTCGCTTCGCAACCTGGAGGGCTAAGTATAAAAGAGAATGCCCTTTTGATGGAGGAGAGTCTGTTTGTCAAGCATAAGCAGTCATTGATTAAAATTCCCATCTCCAATATTGAATATGTGGAAGTGGATGGAAAGTACTGTAAAATCAATGCCAGAGAAGGAAGTTTTTTGGTTCAGCTTTCTTTGGTGAAAATGGAAGAAAAATTACAAGCTTATCACTTTTTAAGAATTCACAGAAACTATATCATCAACCTTAATGAGATCAGACAAATACATCTCACGGATAATCAGGTGATTTTGAACGGAGAAAGGGCACTTCCGGTGAGCCATACCTATAAGGACATACTGATGAAGCGCTTTGATGTACTGAGGTAA
- a CDS encoding zinc ribbon domain-containing protein YjdM, whose translation MSEFPPCPACKSPYAYPSDTLLMCPECGHEWDPQAEAAADTSVIKDANGNVLEDGDTVVVIKDLPVKGAPKAIKAGTKVKNIRLTDGDHNIDCKIDGFGAMSLKSEFVRKG comes from the coding sequence ATGTCTGAATTCCCTCCATGTCCCGCCTGCAAGTCGCCATACGCCTACCCTTCTGATACGCTCCTGATGTGTCCTGAGTGTGGACATGAATGGGATCCGCAGGCTGAAGCAGCCGCTGACACCTCCGTGATCAAAGATGCCAATGGCAATGTGCTCGAGGATGGTGATACTGTAGTAGTCATCAAAGACCTGCCGGTGAAGGGAGCTCCCAAAGCCATCAAAGCAGGAACGAAGGTGAAAAACATCAGACTGACCGACGGTGACCACAACATCGACTGCAAGATTGACGGCTTTGGCGCCATGTCCCTCAAGTCGGAGTTTGTAAGGAAGGGGTAG
- a CDS encoding putative quinol monooxygenase has product MKSLILTGFLLFCASYLPVQGQSHKVRLAQLVIDSIHLEDYKALLKEEIEASLALEPGVLTLYAVSEKDRPNRFTILEIYASESAYQSHLKTEHFLKYKNKTVSMVQSLELIETIPLLPLMKIKSE; this is encoded by the coding sequence ATGAAAAGCCTAATCCTTACTGGTTTTCTCTTATTCTGCGCATCTTATTTACCTGTTCAGGGTCAAAGTCATAAAGTACGCCTTGCCCAACTCGTGATCGACTCCATCCACCTGGAGGATTACAAGGCGCTATTAAAAGAGGAGATTGAAGCCTCTCTTGCTTTAGAACCAGGTGTGTTGACACTATATGCTGTGTCAGAAAAAGACCGACCAAACCGTTTCACAATTTTAGAAATCTATGCCAGTGAATCTGCCTATCAGTCGCATCTCAAAACCGAGCATTTCTTAAAGTATAAAAACAAAACAGTAAGTATGGTACAGTCTCTGGAGCTGATCGAAACCATCCCACTCCTACCTCTAATGAAGATTAAATCCGAATAA